The DNA region TAGCCGAGGCTACATGAGAGAGCATCTCAAAAGCTAAGTAATAGTCAAAGTACAGtggtgcatctctgagtttgaggccagcctgctctacagagcaagttctaggacagccaggactacataagagacacctgactcaaaaacaaataatggggggcaggagagatggctcagcagttaagaacactgactgctcttctgaaggtcgagagttcaaatcccagcaaccacatggtggctcacaaccacctgtaatgagatctgacaccctcttccggtgtgtctgaagacagctacagtatacttacattaaacaaacaaacaaacaaacaaacaagtaaaattaaaataaaaacacacaaataatgaaCCACAACAAATAAGCACATTAAGGGCCTAGAGACTTGCAGCCTTACTCCAGGGAGACCTACCCCAAAGAGATCATGTTAACATCACATACTGTTCTTCTCCTCACCTCAGACATGGAATACCCAGCAATCTCTACCACGGTTGCTGAGATCTTCTCTGGGCTCTGCTCCAGGCTGCCGTACTCCCGCACAAGGCAGCGCACGTTGACAGGGTGCAGGAACATGTGCTGTCCATCTTCCGCTAAACACAAGAGCTCTGTCACACAAGCCTCGGCCAGCTCTCAGTATAGACCTCTCCCAGCTAGTCCTGACATTCCTGCTTGCTGCTGGCCAACCCCCAGGACCTAGCAAAGACATCCCTGCCCTGTTCAGAGTGCTAGGCCATCCACTTCCTTCAACAGCTCTGAGACAGCCCCATCCTCTTCCTCAGGACTCACCTTGGTAGAAGTAGTAACAAGGAGAGCTGCTCAGCTGTGGGAAGCCTGGCTTAGTGATGGCTTCCTCCTGGCTCAACTCAGTACAAACGGTCCCCTCTCCAAGACTGTCATCGGCTACCTCTGAATCCTCACAGGCTTCTGCCTCAGacactgcttcctcctcttctaccaaAGGGAGAGTGAGAGGACCAGGGGCGTCCAGAGAACAAACTTGTACAGCTTCTTCATCAAAAGCAGACAGATACTCTAACACACCCTGTTGGAACAAACACTAGGTCAATACGAAGTCCCAGGTCCTGTTTCAGGAAATAATGCGGCAGAGACAGCCTATGTTTCTGAGCTCTCCTGTTCATCACCACCCCTGGAAAAGGTGACAGATCTAGTCATGAGGACACAGCCAGCCACTATCTCCTCTTCACAACAGTGTCACCCTCACAGTGGCATCTGAAGGACAAGTCACTTCCTTGTGACAGGCACACTAACCTTCCTGGGTTGGAAAGCAGACTCCTTGGCCAGGGGAGCCATCAGCACCAGTTGCTCCAGAGCAGCCACAACACCCGTgacctcccctcttcctccagcCACGCCCAACAGAGCTTCTTCCCGAATCTAAGGCCACcagaaaaaaagaccaaaacagACTCACTTTTAAGGACAAGCAGCAATTCTCATAGCTAAAATTTAAGAATCCCTGATGCAGAGGACACTGAATTCAGATGCACTGAATTCCTTCCTTGGTTAATTCTACTTACTCCAAAATGTTCAATAAGTGTTGCTAAGGCCTGATGGGCGAACCATAATACTCTCCCCACAATGTCTCCCAAACAAGTGAAAACTGTATACAAGTATTTTCCTAGACAAGTAAAAGACTACCTTGCTTAATTAACTAAGAATACAGCTCAACTAGAAATCCCATTGTTACAGTGAGTCAAGACAATCATTCTGAGCTGTGGCTTTAGCCCCAGAACGTTTGAAAGCTCTCCACAACATACCCTCCTCCTTCCCATTACCACCTAAATGGCCTGCCAACCCCTCCCTGGAGCTAAGGGAAGCAGGTCTGCAGCTCCCATGTACTTACCTTGACCTCCTGGATAGCAGCCTCAATAAAGCAGGATTCAGGAGTGTGCTTCTCCTCTGCAAGCTGCTGCTCCAACGCTACTTTCTCCTCTAGAACTACCCGGCGCAGCACCTGCTCCTTAGAGGCCAGCAGCAACTTGGAATACTGGCTGTGCTGCTCATCTACAAGAAGGCCGGAGGATCAGACACACGGAACACAACTGTCTCACAGACCTTTTCAGCCCCAGGCAAAAAATGGGACTAATAGAACAACCTCCTGGAAATACAACAATTATCCTAAACTAGGCTAGTTCAAAGAGcctaagaagccagaagaagaaaCCACAGCCACATGCTTACTAATGAGAATATTATGTTAACCCATTGGTCTAACCAtaggagatggttcagccatCCATTCTATattctagtttttaaaagaacaaatagggGCTGTGGCGTGGTGgccttcagcctctcaagtgcaggGATCTCATGTGTGTACTAAGATTCTATattctagtttttaaaagaacaaatagggGCTGTGGCGTGGTGgccttcagcctctcaagtgcaggGATCTCATGTGTGTACTACCATGGTGAATTCCTCCCTTGGACTCTTGCTCACCAGTGCTGGAAGTTGAACCCCTCTGCCCTTGTTTTGAGCCAACTTCTCATTATGTGGGTAGGCTAAAACAGGCTTAGTCACGGGGCAGACTCTGCTATTATCGAAATGCACGCAGTATTCCTGAAAGGTTATTTATCCTTTCGAGCTCACCTCCTAGGTTAATAGGATGGTCTACATTCATCCACTTGGATTTGGGCAGGGCCACCaacactcctttctctctcttcatcagCTGCATTgtaatggtgtcacccacagcaTACTGTCGAGACTCTGTGGCAACAACACTGAGACAAAGGCGTTTAGATGAAGCAGAGGGAGGCGGCAGCAGCCCAGGGTCTAACCTGCCCCAGTCTTACCTCTTGAGATCCTTCTTATGCACAGAGCTGTAGCAGATAGGACATTTGCTCCAGGTTTTCTCACTGAGTGAAAGATAGTGCAGGATGCATGCCCAGCAGAAAATGTGTCCACAGCGGGTTATCTTGGCTGCAGTAGGTGGATAGAGGCATATTGGGCAAGATGGCACTTCATGGCTACAGATACGCTGAAACACAATGACAACATAGTGTCACAGCTTTCAGAATTGACTCGGGACCAACAAAGTCAAATGCCTCTCTTCATTTCTCTCAGCACTTCACCAAGacatggctggagagacagctcagcaatgAAGAGCACTTCTGCTTGTGAAggctgaatgagaatggcccccacttGTTGGGACTGTATGGGAGGAATTAGGAATTAGCCTTGTGGACATTGAGGATTCAAAGGCCTCCCGCATTCCCAgtcagctctgtctctgtctggtGGTTGTTGTTAACATGTGAGCTCTGGCACcatgcctgcatgcctgcctgccggcatgcttctgtccattgtagtcatggactcaccctctgaaactgtaagcaagctccccaattaaacattttgttCTGTAAATAATTCATGATAattcatcatagcaataaaaaaggacactgctcttgcagaggacccagtgccTGTACAGTGGCTTAGAACCTCCCAGAACTGCAGTTCCCAGGGACCtagtggcctcttctggcctccacaggtaccaggcatgcacacaatgTACTTACagatacacaggcaaaacactcatacacatacaataaaaataaataaatgtattttttaaaacctgtttAATAATATAGGTATAAGGATAAACACACTTTAAGCATAGTAAGAAAGCCACAATCATGGGCTAACCCAACAGGAAAGGTAATAGACACTTGGAGGGTTCTACATTACACAAATCACACCATCCCATTtacaccattttattttatttttttggtttttcgagacagggtttctctgtatagccctggctgtcctggaactcactctgtagaccaggctggcctcgaagtcagaaacccgcctgcttctgcctcccaagtgctgggattaaaggtgtgcgccaccactgcccggctccatttacaattttatttatttacttatttgtttgtttgtttttgtttttggagacagggtttctctgtgtagccctggctgtcctggaactcactctgtagaccaggctggccttgaactcagaaatccacctgcctctgcctcccaagtgctgggattaaaggcatgcgccgccaccaccacccggtcatttacacaatttttaaatatacatataatagaaGGTAAAAAGTCCAATTCTAATTACTGATAACAAAGCAGTGAAGGCGTTTTACTTTGTGTCTATTTTTCTAAccaatgcatatatattttttcttttcttttcttttttatttctttattttatgtatataagtacagtcaggatcccattacagatgttgtgagccaccatgtggttgctgggaattgaactcaggacctctagaagagcagtcagtggctaagccatctctccagcccaaaagtgTTTTTTTCTCATAAAGCATTCTATAACATTCCTagattatataaatttttaaaataagaggaatccatatttgtcaaaataaaataacataaaagaaaGAGTGCTTGTCACTTTGAAAGTAGCTGTCACACATCCCATCAGGACCAGCAAGGAGACACAAGCTCATGACCTCAGCAGCAACACACATAGCAGAGGCTTCGCAGAAAACGAACTGCCTGCTAATTTGATTATTAATTATGACAAGGGGCTGCCAATGAAGAAATGTCCATGTAACTGTGCTCAGCCCGATCAGAAGAGTAATCACGGTTCCTCTGACTGGACTCCTGGTTACAACTTCCTCAAAGAGGGGTAGGTAgaaccttttttttgtttgtttgttttttcaagacagggtttctctgtatagccctggctgtcctggaactccctctgtagaccaggctggccttgaactcagaaatccgcctgcctctgcctcctaagtgctggtattaaaggtgtgcagcaccaccaccacccagcccataGGTAGAACCTTTATTGCTTATAAGCCCTTGGAGAAAAGCCTTCCATATCCCAACtggtattaaaagaaaatgtatgccaCAAAGCCAGTCAGACACCATATCCCATGGTTAACAGAGCTAACAGCTACTATGCAAAGGCAACCTTTAGTCAGCTTGCTCCCTCTAATGACTTAGAAAACTTGGTAAAGCCACTTACCACTTGTTCCACAAAGTCCCAGTTGACTAAGGTGTCAGGGTCAGCAAAGTGAGCTGCGTAGTCTTGGTCTTCAGACACCACAAATTGGCAGCTAGAAACagcaggagacaggcagagagcagTCTGTCAAATCACCAAGACCTCACAGGAATTCCCTACCTCCCCATGAATTCAGATGCTGGCCAGGAGCAGCCATGGCTGCATACCCAGAGACTTCAGCTTCAGCTCTGAGCCCCACCTCTGCAGGGAGTCCAGTCTCAGCAGGCAGATGCCCAAATCCATCAACTATTTCTTTGCTTCCAAACCCCAACAAGCTCTCTTGTTCTCCCTTGAACTAAAATTAACCCAGGCCAAGACTCCCTTCCCTCAACCCTTAGACCCTATGAACACAGCTTATTATTTTCAAGGAAGGAGAAagctgttctttgtttgtttgtttgtttttgagacagggtttctcctgtatagccctggctgtcctggaacttactctgtagaccaggctggcctcgaactcagaaatctgcctgcctctgcctcccaagtgctgggattataggcttttttttttttttttaattttgcctgactttgtctgtctgtgcaccagcagcaaaagagggcatcagatgccctggaactaaagctccagatggttgtgagctgccatgcgggtgctgggaatcaaacctaggtcttctagaaggaagaaaacagtgcTCTGAACCTCAGAGTCACCCCTGCAACCCACAGAGTACTAACTTTGTACAACATTTTATCAATACCGCCTGCTAACTAGAGTCTAAGCCTTGAGAGAACCAAGGCTTCTCTCCCCACTCACAGTGGCAACCCCAGCTCCAACAAACCACAGCCTAAGAAACAACTGTGTGCACTGCATACAGGAAAGAGCCTTCTACCCAGGGGTCTGTCCAGAAGGGCTCCTGGGAAGGCTTTTGTTTACACCTCAGTTCTGCCTCTGCTAGGCTCAGCACATGAGCACCCAAGTTAGAAACTCTTCTCTCTGATCTCTACCCTCTCTGGATCCATGACCTGCCCCGAGTCCACTGAACAGCAGGGCTGAGTCCACACACCATTCCTTGTCCCAGAAGTCATGGCAAGCACTATGCTGTCTAAGCACTGAAAATGTGACAGGAAAAAAGAACGACAATCTTCTTTGTGTTTCTCCTTCCTAACTGTTTAGATGATGTGTCCCCCCAACCGTTTCATTTACTTTTGCCCTGGAGTGGGAATACTCACTTGGCCTGTAAAAAGAGTTCCTTGTTGAAAGGCTTGTGTCCCCACTTGTTTCTTTTCCCCCAGCTGCCATGTCCACTGCCTTCAAAGTGACCTGCCTGGCCACGGGGTTCAAAGGTGAAATTTAACAAGTGGTTCAGGTTGATCTTCTTAGGGCCAGAGAACTGGGCAGGGCTAAACTCTGCCCGCTGAGCCTCTGCTACCTAGAAAGAATGACAGCATTTCAGAGTGAAAGAATTTAC from Mastomys coucha isolate ucsf_1 unplaced genomic scaffold, UCSF_Mcou_1 pScaffold22, whole genome shotgun sequence includes:
- the Rnf10 gene encoding RING finger protein 10 isoform X1, yielding MPQSSPSAAATASDMDKNSGSNSSSASSGSSKGQQPPRSASAGPAGESKPKSDGKNSNGSKRYNRRREPSYPKNENFSNQSRRSNSQKSKTFNKTPPQRGGGSSKPFSSSSNGGRRDEVAEAQRAEFSPAQFSGPKKINLNHLLNFTFEPRGQAGHFEGSGHGSWGKRNKWGHKPFNKELFLQANCQFVVSEDQDYAAHFADPDTLVNWDFVEQVRICSHEVPSCPICLYPPTAAKITRCGHIFCWACILHYLSLSEKTWSKCPICYSSVHKKDLKSVVATESRQYAVGDTITMQLMKREKGVLVALPKSKWMNVDHPINLGDEQHSQYSKLLLASKEQVLRRVVLEEKVALEQQLAEEKHTPESCFIEAAIQEVKIREEALLGVAGGRGEVTGVVAALEQLVLMAPLAKESAFQPRKGVLEYLSAFDEEAVQVCSLDAPGPLTLPLVEEEEAVSEAEACEDSEVADDSLGEGTVCTELSQEEAITKPGFPQLSSSPCYYFYQAEDGQHMFLHPVNVRCLVREYGSLEQSPEKISATVVEIAGYSMSEDVRQRHRYLSHLPLTCEFSICELALQPPVVSKETLEIFSDDIEKRKRQRQKKAREERRRERRIEMEENKRQGRYPEVHIPLENLQQFPAFNSYTCSSDSALGPTNTEGRGALSLSPLSRSPGSHADFLLTPLSPTASQGSPSFCVGSLEDDSPFLSFAQMLRVGKAKADGWPKTAPKKDDNSLVPPAPMDSDGESDNSDRVPVPSFQNSFSQAIEAAFMKLDTPATSDPLSEDRGGKKRKRQKQKLLFSTSVVHTK
- the Rnf10 gene encoding RING finger protein 10 isoform X2, with amino-acid sequence MPQSSPSAAATASDMDKNSGSNSSSASSGSSKGQQPPRSASAGPAGESKPKSDGKNSNGSKRYNRRREPSYPKNENFSNQSRRSNSQKSKTFNKTPPQRGGGSSKPFSSSSNGGRRDEVAEAQRAEFSPAQFSGPKKINLNHLLNFTFEPRGQAGHFEGSGHGSWGKRNKWGHKPFNKELFLQANCQFVVSEDQDYAAHFADPDTLVNWDFVEQVRICSHEVPSCPICLYPPTAAKITRCGHIFCWACILHYLSLSEKTWSKCPICYSSVHKKDLKSVVATESRQYAVGDTITMQLMKREKGVLVALPKSKWMNVDHPINLGDEQHSQYSKLLLASKEQVLRRVVLEEKVALEQQLAEEKHTPESCFIEAAIQEVKIREEALLGVAGGRGEVTGVVAALEQLVLMAPLAKESAFQPRKGVLEYLSAFDEEAVQVCSLDAPGPLTLPLVEEEEAVSEAEACEDSEVADDSLGEGTVCTELSQEEAITKPGFPQLSSSPCYYFYQAEDGQHMFLHPVNVRCLVREYGSLEQSPEKISATVVEIAGYSMSEDVRQRHRYLSHLPLTCEFSICELALQPPVVSKETLEIFSDDIEKRKRQRQKKAREERRRERRIEMEENKRQGRYPEVHIPLENLQQFPAFNSYTCSSDSALGPTNTEGRGALSLSPLSRSPGSHADFLLTPLSPTASQGSPSFCVGSLEDDSPFLSFAQMLRVGKAKADGWPKTAPKKDDNSLVPPAPMDSDGESDNSDRVPVPSFQNSFSQAIEAAFMKLDTPATSDPLSDRGGKKRKRQKQKLLFSTSVVHTK